A section of the Malania oleifera isolate guangnan ecotype guangnan chromosome 2, ASM2987363v1, whole genome shotgun sequence genome encodes:
- the LOC131148530 gene encoding UDP-glycosyltransferase 87A1-like has product MEPMNEGPARGCHVVAMPHPGRGHINPMMSFCKLLVARRPDIQVTFVVTEEWHGFIGSQPKPANIRFGCIPNVIPSEVGRAADVAGFVEAVMTKLEGPFEQFLDRLHPPATLILNDTCLFWAARVGNRRNIPVASFWTQSALVFSTLFHFELLSQNGHFPVDLSDVGDERVDYLPGISPTRMVDLPTIFEGEGNKVLPWVFEVMTWVPKSQYLLFTSVYELEARVFDALKPILQFPIYPIGPIIPHFELPHNSTNSNSDSDSNSISTQNEANIFQWLDSQPKDSVLYVSLGSYLSVSDAQLEEIAIGLRDSGVRFLWVARWETSRFKHGCGSMGLVVPWCNQLKVLSHSSIGGFWTHCGWNSTLEGCFVGVPMLTCPIFWDQPPNSKLIVEDWGIGWRAVERVVGKQSLVKKEEIAKLVRGFMDLHGKDGKEMRKRTREVREICRRAIEKGGSSEINIDAFIRDITKS; this is encoded by the exons GACCAGCCAGAGGATGCCACGTGGTGGCGATGCCCCACCCAGGAAGAGGCCACATCAACCCCATGATGAGCTTCTGCAAGCTACTGGTTGCCCGGCGGCCAGACATTCAGGTGACCTTCGTGGTGACGGAGGAGTGGCACGGCTTCATCGGCTCCCAGCCGAAGCCCGCCAACATCCGCTTTGGCTGCATCCCCAACGTCATCCCCTCCGAGGTGGGCCGCGCCGCCGACGTAGCCGGCTTCGTGGAAGCCGTCATGACCAAGCTGGAAGGCCCCTTCGAGCAGTTCCTCGACCGCCTCCACCCGCCTGCCACCCTTATCTTGAACGACACCTGCCTTTTTTGGGCCGCCCGGGTGGGGAACCGGAGGAATATTCCGGTGGCGTCGTTCTGGACGCAGTCGGCGTTGGTGTTCTCGACCTTGTTTCACTTTGAGTTGCTCTCTCAGAACGGCCACTTCCCCGTCGATTTGTCCG ATGTGGGAGATGAGCGTGTGGACTACTTACCCGGAATTTCTCCGACGCGCATGGTGGACCTCCCAACAATATTTGAAGGTGAGGGGAATAAGGTCCTACCTTGGGTCTTCGAGGTAATGACTTGGGTACCCAAATCACAATACCTACTCTTCACTTCTGTTTACGAGCTCGAAGCTCGTGTCTTTGATGCATTGAAACCCATACTCCAGTTCCCCATTTACCCAATCGGTCCCATCATTCCCCACTTTGAACTTCCACACAATTCTACAAATTCCAATTCCGATTCCGATTCCAATTCCATTTCCACCCAAAATGAGGCAAACATTTTCCAATGGTTGGATTCCCAACCTAAAGACTCCGTCTTGTACGTCTCATTGGGCAGCTATCTCTCGGTGTCAGATGCTCAACTAGAAGAAATCGCAATAGGGTTGCGAGACAGCGGTGTTCGATTCCTGTGGGTGGCGCGTTGGGAAACATCACGATTCAAACATGGTTGTGGGAGTATGGGGCTTGTGGTGCCATGGTGTAACCAGTTGAAGGTGTTGTCTCATTCCTCGATCGGAGGGTTTTGGACCCATTGCGGCTGGAATTCAACTTTGGAGGGCTGCTTTGTCGGCGTCCCGATGCTCACATGCCCCATATTTTGGGATCAACCGCCGAACAGTAAACTCATCGTGGAAGATTGGGGCATTGGCTGGAGGGCAGTGGAGAGGGTTGTGGGGAAGCAGAGTTTGGTGAAGAAAGAGGAAATTGCAAAGCTCGTGCGAGGGTTTATGGATTTGCATGGCAAAGATGGAaaagaaatgagaaaaagaaCAAGAGAAGTTCGAGAAATTTGCCGACGAGCAATCGAAAAAGGCGGATCATCCGAAATCAATATTGATGCTTTCATTAGGGACATTACCAAAAGTTAG
- the LOC131148529 gene encoding UDP-glycosyltransferase 87A1-like: protein MSFSLLSQNSASASRSYPSSSSSSSSGDLMEPVNEGPARGCHVVAMPSPGRGHINPMMSFCKLLVARRPGIQVTFVVTEEWHGFIGSQPKPANIRFGCIPNVIPSELGRAADFPGFLEAVMTKLEAPFEQLLDRLHPPATLILNDTFLFWAVRVGNRRNIPVASFWTQSALVFSTLFHFDLLSQNGHFPVDLSVVGDERVDYLPGISPTRMVELPTIFEGDGNKVLPRVLEAMTWVPKSQYLLFTSVYELEAHVFDALKSKLRFPIYPIGPIIPHFEPPHNSTNSNSHTDSNSNSTQNEANVFQWLDSQPKDSVLYVSLGSFLSVSDAQLEEIAAGLRDSGVRFLWVARWETSRFKDGCGSMGLVVPWCDQLKVLSHPSVGGFWTHCGWNSILEGCFVGVPMLTCPIFWDQPPNSKLIVEDWGIGQRAVERVVGKQSLVKKEEIAELVQGFMDLDSDEGKEMRKKAREVREISRRAIEKDGSSEINIDAFIRDIIKR from the exons ATGTCCTTCTCTCTGCTATCCCAAAACTCTGCTTCTGCTTCTCGATCTTatccttcatcttcttcttcttcttcttcgggAGATCTGATGGAGCCGGTGAACGAGGGACCAGCCAGAGGATGCCACGTGGTGGCGATGCCCAGCCCAGGAAGAGGCCACATCAACCCTATGATGAGCTTCTGCAAGTTACTGGTTGCCCGGCGGCCAGGCATTCAGGTGACCTTCGTGGTGACGGAGGAGTGGCACGGCTTCATCGGCTCCCAGCCGAAGCCCGCCAACATCCGCTTCGGCTGCATCCCCAACGTCATCCCCTCCGAGCTGGGCCGCGCCGCCGACTTCCCCGGCTTCCTGGAGGCCGTCATGACCAAGCTGGAAGCCCCCTTCGAGCAGCTCCTCGACCGGCTCCACCCGCCTGCCACCCTCATCTTGAACGACACCTTCCTTTTCTGGGCAGTCCGGGTGGGGAACCGGAGGAATATTCCGGTGGCGTCGTTTTGGACGCAGTCGGCGTTGGTGTTCTCGACCTTGTTTCACTTTGATTTACTCTCTCAGAACGGCCACTTCCCCGTCGATTTGTCAG TGGTGGGAGATGAACGCGTGGACTACTTACCCGGAATTTCTCCGACGCGCATGGTGGAGCTCCCAACAATATTTGAAGGTGACGGGAATAAAGTCCTACCTCGGGTCTTGGAGGCAATGACTTGGGTACCCAAATCACAGTACCTACTCTTCACTTCTGTTTATGAGCTCGAAGCTCATGTCTTTGATGCACTGAAATCCAAACTCCGGTTCCCCATTTACCCAATCGGTCCCATCATTCCCCACTTTGAACCTCCACACAATTCTACAAATTCCAATTCCCATACCGATTCCAATTCCAATTCCACCCAAAATGAGGCAAACGTTTTCCAATGGTTGGATTCCCAACCTAAAGACTCCGTCTTGTACGTCTCACTGGGGAGCTTTCTCTCGGTGTCTGATGCCCAACTAGAAGAAATCGCAGCAGGGTTGCGGGACAGCGGAGTTCGATTTTTGTGGGTGGCGCGTTGGGAAACGTCACGATTCAAAGATGGTTGTGGTAGTATGGGGCTTGTGGTGCCATGGTGTGACCAATTGAAGGTGCTGTCTCATCCATCGGTCGGAGGGTTTTGGACGCATTGTGGCTGGAATTCAATTTTAGAGGGTTGCTTTGTAGGCGTCCCGATGCTCACATGCCCCATCTTTTGGGATCAACCGCCGAATAGTAAACTCATCGTGGAAGATTGGGGCATTGGCCAGAGGGCGGTGGAGAGGGTTGTGGGGAAGCAGAGTTTGGTGAAGAAGGAGGAAATTGCAGAGCTCGTGCAAGGGTTTATGGATTTGGATAGCGACGAAGgaaaagaaatgagaaaaaaagCAAGAGAAGTTCGAGAAATTTCACGACGAGCAATCGAAAAAGACGGATCATCCGAAATCAATATTGATGCTTTTATTAGGGACATTATCAAAAGATAG